One Branchiostoma lanceolatum isolate klBraLanc5 chromosome 18, klBraLanc5.hap2, whole genome shotgun sequence DNA window includes the following coding sequences:
- the LOC136424585 gene encoding heterochromatin protein 1-binding protein 3-like — protein MPTKKNNSSVRMDEVLEEAIHTTGGPKGASTIAIKKYIAAHYPHLDIENRTYLLKQAVKRGVSKGQLKQMSGTGFTGFYKLVGGKERPSLTKRQKDAAKTAAKKVVSSHRAIVKKKVSKPPPAFYRDPDEKPTTIDLVEEALAMVGGSKGASAQAIRKYLAENYPDTKKHLVKQALVRAQKKDLVKQLSGTGASGTFKWIGPKRKSKEREEAPKSPKKTPAAKKMAIPEPPKMEIIIRDAMVEHCEPKEASPQAIKKYLSEHYPHLEIETRSYLLKRALQKGVENGQLLQLSGKGMSGTFRLVESYKPKKPMETMIGVAIKAANEPKEASVGMIKKYIREHYPTLDIENHMFKLKRGLEKGVKNGELEQITGKGASGTYQLTEPFIPSPEDLELIEYVPPMEVLLRSAFHRGSKTKVQKPIEVKVKKARGRPKSRPVKSPKPKAAGRGRGKGKKGRGRPKKAGKTEAKEAEDEPKESASSEEEETAKESEEEPKESASSEEDAQ, from the exons ATGCCAACCAAGAAGAACAACTCCTCCGTGCGTATGGACGAGGTACTGGAAGAGGCCATTCACACGACGGGGGGACCCAAGGGGGCGTCGACCAtcgccatcaagaagtacatcgcggCGCATTATCCGCACCTGGACATCGAGAACAGGACCTACCTGCTGAAGCAGGCGGTGAAGAGGGGCGTCTCCAAGGGACAGCTCAAGCAGATGTCTGGGACTGGCTTCACTGGGTTCTACAA GCTGGTTGGTGGAAAGGAGAGGCCCAGTCTGACCAAACGACAGAAGGACGCTGCCAAAACCGCAGCAAAGAAGGTCGTCAGTTCTCACAGGGCCATCGTCAAGAAGAAGGTCTCGAAACCGCCGCCCGCGTTCTACCGCGACCCTGACGAGAAACCAACAACGATAGACCTGGTGGAAGAAGCCCTCGCCATGGTTGGAG GTTCAAAGGGAGCCTCAGCCCAGGCCATTAGGAAGTACCTGGCCGAGAACTACCCGGACACCAAAAAGCACCTGGTCAAACAGGCACTGGTACGGGCGCAGAAGAAAGACCTGGTCAAGCAGCTGTCGGGCACTGGCGCATCGGGCACCTTCAAGTGGATAGGACCCAAGCGGAAGTCAAA AGAGAGGGAGGAGGCACCTAAGAGCCCAAAGAAGACGCCAGCTGCCAAGAAGATGGCCATTCCTGAACCTCCCAAGATGGAGATCATCATCAGAGATGCAATG GTGGAACACTGTGAGCCTAAGGAGGCCTCTCCCCAGGCTATTAAGAAGTACCTGAGTGAACACTACCCTCACCTGGAGATCGAGACTCGCAGCTACCTGCTGAAGAGAGCTCTGCAGAAGGGGGTGGAGAACGGGCAGCTCCTGCAACTGTcag GAAAAGGCATGAGCGGGACATTCCGATTGGTGGAGAGCTACAAGCCCAAGAAGCCCATGGAGACTATGATCGGCGTCGCCATCAAAGCAGCCAACGAGCCGAAAGAGGCTTCG GTTGGAATGATTAAGAAGTACATCCGAGAACACTACCCGACACTGGACATAGAGAACCACATGTTCAAGCTGAAGCGAGGGCTGGAGAAGGGGGTCAAGAACGGGGAGCTCGAGCAGATCACTGGGAAGGGCGCCTCGG GTACGTACCAGCTGACTGAGCCGTTCATCCCCTCCCCCGAGGACCTGGAGCTGATAGAGTATGTGCCACCCATGGAGGTTCTCCTCAG ATCTGCATTCCACCGAGGGTCAAAGACCAAAGTTCAGAAGCCAATCGAGGTGAAGGTCAAGAAGGCCCGAGGTCGCCCCAAAAGTCGTCCAGTCAAGTCACCCAAACCCAAGGCAGCCGGCAGAGGTCGGGGCAAGGGCAAGAAGGGCAGAGGCAGACCTAAGAAGGCGGGGAAGACAGAGGCCAAGGAAGCGGAAGACGAACCTAAGGAGTCGGCATCTTCTGAGGAGGAAGAAACAGCTAAGGAGTCAGAGGAAGAGCCAAAGGAGTCGGCTTCATCTGAGGAAGACGCTCAGTAG